Below is a window of Clostridiales bacterium DNA.
GATGCCCTTTTAAAGGCCGTGAAAGTATTGACAATCAACGGTTGGAGCGATAAAATGATATAAATAAAGAAGCAATAATACTATTGCACCGGTTTCCGGAAGAAAATATTGAAAGATAATGTCATCAAAAGACACAACAACATGTGTTTCCGGTTTCGGGAAAAAGCAACAGCACAGAATTTCCTGAAACAGTCAAGAGAGAATATTAATCAGAAGAGAGGTAGCGAATCATGAAGAAGCTGATTTCCCTGGTATTGACCTTGGTGATGATCCTGATGGTCGGCAGTGCGTTTGCGGGTACGATTACAGTCCAGAATGTTCTTGATGATGAGACCTACACCGCGTACAAAATCCTGAACTACACGGAAAGCGTCACAGGAGAAGACAAAGCGGTCAGTTATTTCCTGTCTGCTGAGGAGTATACCGCCATCGGTTCTGTACTTGTAAGTGCCGGTTTTACATTTACTCCCAGTTCTGATGGCACACAATATACCCTTAATAATGCTGATGCACTAAATGAAAGCGGCGTAGCTGAAGTGGCAGCATACCTGGCAGAGCATGTTTCCGAGCTCGGCAATGCTCTGGGAAAAGCAACGGCAACAGGAGCGAATGGTGAAGCGGTATTTACCAACCTTCCTGCTGGATACTATTTTGTGACTTCTTCCGCCGGTTCTCTGTGTGCACTTCACAGCGACCAAGATATTGCTAAAGTTGTTGAAAAGAATACGGTTCCAACAGTAGACAAGAAAGAGAAAACAACTGGTGAAGACTATGCTGATGGCCCGGTTGATGCAAACGTTGGTGATACAGTCCATTATCAGATTGTCGTAACTGATGGAACTGGCACAAACGCTTCGATTACCCTGAAAGATACAATGACGGATGGCTTGGATTACACTGCCGGTACGATCAAGATTAACGGTACAGAAGTGGCAGATGATGCAGATACCGAGAACTGGAAAGTCACTGTTTCAGGCAGAACGATTACTATCGTATTCTCTGCTG
It encodes the following:
- a CDS encoding isopeptide-forming domain-containing fimbrial protein codes for the protein MKKLISLVLTLVMILMVGSAFAGTITVQNVLDDETYTAYKILNYTESVTGEDKAVSYFLSAEEYTAIGSVLVSAGFTFTPSSDGTQYTLNNADALNESGVAEVAAYLAEHVSELGNALGKATATGANGEAVFTNLPAGYYFVTSSAGSLCALHSDQDIAKVVEKNTVPTVDKKEKTTGEDYADGPVDANVGDTVHYQIVVTDGTGTNASITLKDTMTDGLDYTAGTIKINGTEVADDADTENWKVTVSGRTITIVFSAVYVATVDEEETITVTYDAIINANAVVDSATDNVNKVELDYSEQHSEDQVYVETYDFVVKKTDGTNFLDGAEFKLYDALTDGNQILIAADGEGKYVKDPTADEDVTIDINSATGCNVRGLAPGEYYLEEVVVPDGYNKLPSRTEVKITKGQTESVKITVENKAGTELPSTGGIGTSIFYVIGGILLVGAAIVLVARRKAND